CGGTACTCGGAACGCCGACGTGAACTTCCGCTCCGTTCGGGGTGCCGTCGGCACCCCCTACGACGAGTCCATCCCCTCGACGAGGTCGTCCTCGATCGCATCGACGATCGCGTCCGGACTGTCGTTTAGCGCGTAGGCGGGTCGTCCCTTCCCCGTCGGCGACGTTTCCGCCCTGTCGACCTCTTCGACGACGCCCTCGTCCTCGAGGCGGTACAGCGATCGCATCACGTCCGCCTCGGTGAGCGTCCCGACGACGGTTTCGACGTCTTCCAACCGCGCCTTGCACACCCGCCTGAGTTCGGGCGTCTGCACCGGCGTCTCGCCGTCCCGGTCGAGGGCGACGACCCCGAGCAGGACGGCCTGATCGGTCAGTGAAAGCGAGTCCAGGGGTTCCTCTGAAGCCATACCGTCACGTTCTACCTGGAAGATCGTATTCGTTTCTCCCGCGACAGATACGACGGGTGACAGGATGCCGTCAGGTTGGAGCCCGACGCTCCCCGGTACAGGCCACGAAAACGGTACCGATCGCGTCGACCTACTGATTCTCTTCGTCCTGCAGTTCTGCGAGTTCGCTCTCGATTTCGTCGTCGTCGACCTCGCTCTCGAGATCCTCGATCTCTTCCTCGTCGACCGCCTCGGAGTCGGCCGTGGACTCCTCGACGCCGACGTCTGACTTGAGCGTCTCGAGTTCGGCTTCCACGCCGCTGTCGGTCGAGAGCGCTTCGAGTTCGCGATCGATGCTGTCCTTGTCCGAGAGGACGTCGTCGAACGCGCCGCTCTCGTGGAGTTCGTCCATGGCGGCCGCCCGGGCCTCCATGTCCTCGGTCTGTTCCTCGGCGCGTTCGATGGCGCGGCCGACGTCCTCGAACTCCTCGCCGGTGGCCGTCATCGCCTCGGAGACCGAGGAACTGGCCTTTGCGGCCTCGTGGCGGGCCTTCATCGTCTCCTTTTTCGTGCGGAACTCCTCGATACGCGTCTGGAGTTCGTCTTTCTGCTCGATCAGCCGATCCTGCTGGCTCTGCAGGTCCGAAATCTGACGGTCGAGGTCCTCGATCTGGTTCATCTTCGTCTTCTTCTTCTCGAGGGCGCGTCGCGCCAGGTCTTCCCGGCCCTGTTCGACGGCCGTCCGAGCCTGCTCGTTGTGTTTGTCGACGTTCTCCTCGAGGCGCTTTTTCTGCATCTCGAGGCGTTTCTTCTGCGTGGTGAGGTCGGCGATACCGCGTTTGACGTCCTGGAGCTGGTCACGCATCTGCTCGTAGGAATAATCGAGCGTCTCCGTCGGATCTTCGGCCCGGTTGAGCACCGAATTGATCTTCGACCGGATGACGTAGGAAGTTCGCGAGAGGATGCCCATGTGCCTACCTATCGCTCGCCGCCCTTAAAAACATCACATGAGCGACAGTCGCCGCCGAAATCGACGC
The nucleotide sequence above comes from Halosolutus halophilus. Encoded proteins:
- a CDS encoding PspA/IM30 family protein — encoded protein: MGILSRTSYVIRSKINSVLNRAEDPTETLDYSYEQMRDQLQDVKRGIADLTTQKKRLEMQKKRLEENVDKHNEQARTAVEQGREDLARRALEKKKTKMNQIEDLDRQISDLQSQQDRLIEQKDELQTRIEEFRTKKETMKARHEAAKASSSVSEAMTATGEEFEDVGRAIERAEEQTEDMEARAAAMDELHESGAFDDVLSDKDSIDRELEALSTDSGVEAELETLKSDVGVEESTADSEAVDEEEIEDLESEVDDDEIESELAELQDEENQ